One window of the Tachypleus tridentatus isolate NWPU-2018 chromosome 10, ASM421037v1, whole genome shotgun sequence genome contains the following:
- the LOC143229873 gene encoding uncharacterized protein LOC143229873, with product MKFQIAVLLFTATLAYAGTYKATPLTIVQNVPAVQSDNAYGTGHSTYGHLNKASGAHGFGAYGDRAAYGAYAHGNAGVKANAASRDLKAGGAVGAAHSDYKNRGVYGRDRGYGYQKAYGYDKEISLHDVGANSGAYGSTFGLKDKYGHSDLKAHNRYAHGGHAGHDRYGASGYGRYGHLNSGYGNAGYAHGAHTYARQPEPTYIVAHHAPAPAYTYGSPYTKIVYH from the exons ATGAAATTTCAG ATCGCAGTTCTTCTTTTCACGGCCACCCTGGCCTACGCTGGTACCTACAAAGCAACTCCTCTTACTATTGTTCAAAACGTTCCCGCTGTCCAGAGCGATAATGCCTACGGTACTGGTCACTCAACCTATGGTCACTTGAACAAAGCTTCTGGCGCTCACGGCTTTGGTGCCTACGGTGACCGAGCTGCCTACGGAGCCTATGCCCACGGTAACGCAGGTGTGAAGGCTAACGCTGCCTCTAGAGACCTGAAAGCTGGCGGTGCCGTCGGAGCTGCACACAGCGACTATAAGAATCGGGGAGTCTACGGTCGTGACCGTGGCTACGGATACCAGAAGGCTTACGGTTACGATAAAGAGATCTCCTTACACGACGTCGGTGCAAATTCTGGAGCTTATGGAAGCACATTCGGCCTCAAAGACAAATACGGCCATAGCGATTTGAAGGCTCACAATCGCTACGCTCATGGTGGTCACGCCGGACACGACCGCTACGGAGCTTCCGGATACGGGCGCTACGGTCATCTGAACAGCGGTTACGGTAACGCCGGATACGCTCACGGAGCCCACACCTACGCACGTCAACCCGAACCCACTTACATCGTCGCTCACCATGCCCCTGCACCTGCTTACACCTATGGCAGCCCATACACCAAGATTGTTTACCACTAA